A stretch of Aureispira sp. CCB-E DNA encodes these proteins:
- a CDS encoding LamG-like jellyroll fold domain-containing protein, with amino-acid sequence MKQIQQILLFLSTFLFIQHTLKSQSASIYTNPSLHNQQEKCGSDQIHQRLLNNDPVYRQNFEDIQRRVEQEIRNNPSSTGRAPLLTVPVVFHVMHLGEAEGTGTNISHEQILSALASLNDAYRGIAPYNSNGVDMEIEFCLAAQDPSGNPTNGVNRVDASGTSDYAANGLTTTGTNNETTIKALSRWPNTDYYNIWVVSEIDGNNAGGGTQGFAYFPGASAAVDGTVIMHNSLGFDPTAARCFNVKSFTNYNITLIHELGHAFGLFHTFQGDAGGTACPTNTNCNTDGDRVCDTPPHERSGACLTGTNNLCGTLRDNHIHNFMDYSSDDCQTEFTAGQKTRARSFLTSGRADLLTSAGCTPVAPPVSDFTTECASTAVAGCTGSTIQFYDLSTHNPTSWAWTFPGGTPANSTAQNPSVVYNTAGTYAVTLVATNASGTGNTETKTGYITIYESPTAACTPGIQNTGFFGYSFSNVTFNNINNSTPPATNGPQDFSCTQTTCVTEGQTYSLSITVGNSGGQDGFYNCFIDYNDDGVFSAGESILSGSTTAGSGYQTFTQNVVIPINAVEGDLLRMRVINDQFNLSGPCDNLFTGESEDYGIFISPAATITTQPNPTNACAGANASFSIVATGGTTFQWQENQGSGFVDISNGGVYSGATSATLNLTGVTAPMNGFLYRCIVGNGCDQSITSNNAALTIGGGLTINTQPTNQDGCIGDNETFTINAPAATTFQWQEDQGSGFANITNGGIYSGATLATLTITGINAPMNGFLYRCLVSDGSCNATSNNATLTVNTAPSITTQPTNQDGCIGDNETFTINAPAATSFQWQEDQGSGFVNITNGGIYSGATSATLTITGINAPMNGFLYRCIVANGTCNTTSNSATLTVNTTPTITTQPSNQDGCVGDNETFTINAPTATTFQWQEDQGSGFVNITNGGIYSGATSATLTITGINAPMNGFLYRCVVANGSCNTTSNNATLTINTAAPNITTNLAANTIQCENNNFSLVITATNASSFQWFEFNGTTWSALIDGGIYSGATSPTLTFTNPTGINNHQYYCAINSPCGTLNSDTTSLQLIQITRQPISQVGNAGDTVDFIVNSINETCGNGWEINTGTGWNLLTSNAAVYPNGVSGDTLKVIVNSSLDAVWYRRVSCGPTCIKASDSAQVSIILFSNVRGNMYDFDGVDDYIAMDTTPLGASNTQDISYTFEAWVYPDDVATRQVILGNHNYTGTSGTGLDISGGQAQFFKQEGAAIVTGAITPSEWHHIAGTYDTLTNEMRLYINGILVGSTTSTEADAGGIHNIGTHSGDASVALSDFFNGKMDEVRIWKVARTQTEIREAMHRSLDGTEPHLAVYYQFDRDKVVGTNLGVRDALGISHSTAQVNPTAYLPSEVHVGGGISNTQSVTTNGNVIFTGTNLEINFPSTHPNGEVVVTHVLTENPVAAPANAPFETGYWVVNNFGSVNTALAAIPLFRYADGNVTTNLLTEFTLYKRPSRAFGAWPQTFSPATTADNTAGNNHCSFAGINDFSILFPVNNTVLLNNKFLHFEVQPTSNQEVLLSWEIESEKDNRFFDIQRSSDGVHWEKIGSLISLNQPTSYRFLDKNPMNGQNYYRLEITDINDFVSYSNVRTVEFVQDIGYWVYPNPNQGIFNIDFRGLEGAYYTVEVFDAVGRKVHEQTLNHNKTTLNLQQHAAGMYTLKIQVGTQHYYTKIIMRS; translated from the coding sequence ATGAAACAAATTCAACAAATTCTCTTATTTTTATCCACTTTCTTGTTTATTCAACACACGTTGAAAAGTCAAAGTGCCAGTATTTATACCAACCCATCTTTGCATAATCAACAAGAAAAATGTGGCTCAGACCAAATTCATCAACGTTTATTAAATAACGACCCTGTATACCGTCAAAACTTTGAGGATATACAACGAAGAGTAGAACAAGAAATCAGAAACAACCCTTCCTCTACAGGTAGAGCTCCATTGCTGACAGTTCCAGTCGTTTTCCATGTCATGCACTTGGGAGAAGCCGAAGGAACAGGCACCAACATTTCTCATGAGCAAATCCTAAGCGCCTTGGCTAGTTTAAACGATGCTTACCGAGGTATTGCCCCTTATAACAGTAATGGAGTAGATATGGAAATTGAGTTTTGTTTAGCGGCACAAGACCCTTCTGGCAACCCAACCAATGGTGTCAATCGTGTTGACGCTTCTGGAACTAGTGACTATGCTGCCAATGGACTAACAACAACAGGTACAAACAACGAAACTACCATCAAAGCACTAAGTCGATGGCCCAACACGGACTACTACAACATTTGGGTTGTGAGTGAAATTGATGGCAATAACGCAGGAGGTGGGACACAGGGCTTTGCTTATTTCCCAGGAGCTAGTGCTGCCGTTGATGGTACCGTGATTATGCATAATTCCTTGGGCTTTGATCCGACTGCTGCTCGATGTTTTAATGTCAAAAGTTTTACCAATTACAACATTACTTTAATTCACGAATTAGGGCATGCTTTTGGGTTGTTTCACACCTTCCAAGGAGATGCAGGAGGCACCGCCTGTCCTACTAACACTAACTGTAACACAGATGGCGATCGAGTTTGTGACACGCCTCCCCATGAACGTTCTGGCGCTTGCCTTACAGGAACGAATAATTTATGTGGGACGCTAAGAGACAATCACATTCACAATTTTATGGATTACTCTAGTGATGATTGCCAAACAGAATTTACAGCTGGTCAAAAAACACGAGCACGCTCCTTCTTAACGAGTGGTCGTGCTGACTTGTTGACCTCTGCGGGTTGTACTCCTGTAGCTCCCCCTGTTAGTGATTTCACAACTGAATGTGCTAGTACTGCTGTTGCTGGTTGCACGGGAAGCACCATCCAATTTTATGATTTATCAACACACAATCCAACAAGTTGGGCATGGACGTTTCCTGGAGGTACACCTGCCAACTCTACTGCCCAAAATCCAAGCGTGGTATACAATACTGCAGGAACCTATGCAGTAACACTTGTGGCTACGAATGCGAGTGGAACTGGCAATACAGAAACCAAAACAGGTTATATTACTATTTATGAATCTCCTACAGCAGCCTGTACCCCTGGCATTCAGAACACGGGTTTCTTTGGCTATTCTTTTTCTAATGTAACATTCAACAATATCAACAACAGCACTCCTCCTGCAACCAATGGACCACAAGATTTTTCATGTACTCAAACAACCTGTGTAACAGAAGGACAAACTTATTCTTTGTCCATTACAGTAGGTAACAGTGGCGGGCAAGATGGCTTTTATAATTGTTTTATTGATTATAATGATGATGGCGTTTTCTCTGCAGGCGAGAGCATTCTGAGTGGTTCTACTACAGCAGGTAGTGGTTATCAAACGTTTACTCAAAATGTTGTTATTCCTATCAATGCTGTTGAAGGCGACTTGCTTAGAATGAGAGTTATTAATGACCAATTTAATCTATCAGGTCCTTGTGATAATCTATTTACAGGAGAATCAGAGGACTATGGTATTTTCATCTCCCCTGCTGCCACCATTACCACACAGCCCAATCCTACCAACGCTTGTGCTGGAGCCAATGCTTCTTTTTCGATTGTAGCTACTGGTGGTACAACCTTCCAATGGCAAGAGAACCAAGGAAGTGGTTTTGTTGATATTAGCAATGGTGGCGTCTATAGTGGTGCTACTTCTGCCACTCTAAATCTAACAGGGGTGACAGCTCCGATGAATGGCTTTTTGTATCGCTGTATCGTTGGCAATGGTTGTGACCAATCCATCACTTCTAACAATGCTGCGTTGACAATTGGTGGTGGGTTAACCATTAATACACAACCTACGAATCAAGATGGTTGTATTGGTGATAACGAAACATTTACCATCAACGCGCCTGCTGCAACTACGTTCCAATGGCAAGAAGATCAAGGAAGTGGCTTTGCGAATATTACCAATGGTGGTATTTACAGTGGGGCAACTTTGGCAACCTTAACCATTACAGGAATCAATGCGCCCATGAATGGCTTTTTGTATCGCTGTCTTGTTAGCGATGGTTCTTGTAATGCAACTTCCAATAATGCAACACTAACCGTCAATACAGCCCCCTCTATTACAACACAACCTACCAACCAAGATGGCTGCATCGGTGATAATGAAACGTTTACCATCAACGCGCCTGCTGCAACCTCATTCCAATGGCAAGAAGACCAAGGAAGCGGCTTTGTGAATATTACCAATGGTGGCATTTACAGTGGAGCAACTTCTGCAACCTTGACCATTACAGGAATCAATGCGCCCATGAATGGTTTCTTATATCGTTGTATTGTTGCTAATGGAACTTGTAATACTACTTCCAATAGTGCCACACTAACCGTTAATACAACTCCAACAATTACAACACAACCTAGCAACCAAGATGGTTGTGTTGGGGACAACGAGACGTTTACTATCAATGCACCAACTGCAACTACTTTCCAATGGCAAGAAGACCAAGGAAGCGGCTTTGTGAATATTACCAATGGTGGCATTTACAGTGGAGCAACTTCTGCAACCTTAACCATTACAGGAATCAATGCGCCCATGAATGGTTTCTTATATCGTTGTGTTGTTGCCAATGGTTCCTGCAATACCACTTCCAATAATGCCACACTAACCATCAATACAGCTGCTCCAAACATCACTACAAATTTAGCAGCCAATACGATCCAATGTGAAAACAATAATTTTAGTTTAGTTATCACAGCAACTAATGCCAGTAGTTTCCAATGGTTTGAATTTAATGGTACAACATGGTCTGCTCTTATTGATGGTGGTATTTATAGTGGTGCAACTTCTCCTACCCTTACCTTTACCAACCCTACAGGCATTAACAATCATCAATATTATTGTGCTATCAACAGTCCTTGTGGAACACTTAATAGTGATACAACATCACTTCAATTGATACAGATTACAAGACAGCCTATTTCACAAGTAGGAAATGCTGGAGATACGGTAGATTTTATTGTTAATAGTATTAATGAAACTTGTGGCAATGGATGGGAAATCAATACGGGAACGGGTTGGAACTTGTTAACTAGTAATGCTGCTGTGTATCCCAATGGTGTCTCTGGCGATACTCTAAAAGTAATTGTTAACAGCAGTTTAGATGCGGTCTGGTATAGACGTGTATCTTGTGGTCCTACCTGTATAAAAGCATCTGACTCCGCTCAAGTTTCCATTATCTTATTTAGTAATGTTCGAGGAAACATGTATGATTTTGACGGTGTAGATGATTACATTGCTATGGATACAACACCTTTGGGTGCTTCTAATACGCAAGATATTTCTTATACATTTGAGGCTTGGGTTTATCCAGACGATGTGGCTACTAGGCAAGTCATCCTAGGAAACCACAACTATACTGGCACTTCTGGAACGGGTCTAGATATTTCAGGTGGACAAGCTCAGTTTTTCAAGCAAGAAGGCGCTGCTATCGTAACAGGAGCAATCACCCCTTCTGAATGGCATCACATAGCAGGTACTTACGACACGTTAACCAATGAAATGCGCTTGTATATCAATGGAATTTTAGTCGGTTCTACAACTTCTACGGAAGCAGATGCAGGTGGTATTCATAATATAGGTACCCATTCGGGAGATGCTAGTGTTGCTTTATCTGATTTCTTTAATGGAAAAATGGATGAAGTCCGAATTTGGAAAGTTGCTAGAACACAAACAGAAATTCGAGAAGCAATGCATCGATCCTTAGATGGTACTGAACCTCATCTAGCTGTATATTATCAATTTGATAGAGATAAGGTTGTCGGTACTAATTTGGGCGTTCGAGATGCGCTAGGAATTAGCCATAGCACAGCACAAGTGAATCCAACAGCTTATTTACCTTCCGAAGTGCATGTTGGTGGTGGTATTTCTAATACTCAATCTGTTACAACAAATGGTAATGTTATTTTTACAGGTACTAACTTGGAGATTAACTTTCCAAGTACCCATCCTAATGGTGAAGTTGTCGTTACTCATGTTCTTACTGAAAATCCAGTTGCAGCACCAGCCAATGCTCCCTTTGAAACAGGATATTGGGTCGTCAATAATTTTGGTTCTGTGAATACAGCTTTGGCAGCTATTCCATTGTTTAGATATGCTGATGGTAATGTTACAACTAATTTATTAACTGAATTCACCTTGTACAAACGCCCTTCTAGAGCTTTTGGAGCCTGGCCTCAAACTTTTTCGCCCGCTACTACGGCAGACAATACAGCAGGTAACAATCACTGTTCTTTTGCAGGAATTAATGATTTTAGCATTTTATTCCCTGTTAATAATACCGTACTATTAAACAATAAATTCTTACATTTTGAGGTACAACCTACGTCTAATCAAGAAGTCTTATTGTCTTGGGAAATTGAATCTGAAAAAGACAACCGTTTCTTTGACATTCAACGCAGTTCAGATGGTGTTCACTGGGAAAAAATTGGTTCATTAATCAGTTTGAATCAACCAACCTCCTATCGTTTCTTGGACAAAAATCCTATGAACGGTCAAAATTATTACCGTCTAGAAATTACAGACATCAATGATTTTGTTAGTTATAGTAATGTTAGAACGGTCGAATTTGTCCAAGATATAGGATATTGGGTTTATCCTAATCCTAACCAAGGTATCTTTAACATCGATTTCAGAGGGTTAGAAGGTGCTTATTATACGGTTGAGGTTTTTGATGCTGTTGGTAGAAAAGTTCATGAACAAACATTAAATCATAACAAAACTACACTCAACCTTCAGCAACATGCCGCAGGTATGTATACTTTAAAAATACAAGTTGGCACGCAACATTATTACACAAAAATTATTATGCGCTCCTAA
- a CDS encoding CHAT domain-containing protein, with protein MHSKLLLSLFFCLVVQYSHSQVSPQALTKAQQELSEAQTLYSKEHIEYGKAALNLALLYYQDENNQDEARIWAAIGLRIIRKEKGSKSNLYLESLAQLSEHQARLIDADLTLEELEKANKKLSVSYVKALLQRAKIYLLDQESGDAYEYAYQAYKILPKLPKEKRTPIYQNMSEYLPTDIIAFIEQQLQVQEAFSPPIDSIELADKITAFADIIIHSDIRYFEYMYIDTAYTWLADALDIYEAKLGKKHPKYKKAFATFNPKMKKFYLLEKDIMDRIKRHETASDTFITDLRPFLQLADDATFIYYDSDRIFKLVLKDLETHHGGKKGQYYIIVKAIQDTWDLTNEEKKIAIQESIVKQIEVEFGKSEQYVGALIQLANLEALDGSDKNALKLYQKAFNLLDELAIELPIDRSPTLFEQYIKKVVHPWKIYVIQERNLRVMKSVYGQNSKEYIGAMFQAAWYYLKEYDFGRDGENLLFKGIRKLDTSNYYVATPWLDSLFKSDPAGISYTLIAYLPKTYPIEPLKELLRAPLDSIAKEFTNYSVEYNNALELIADGYFYSKSDPGHPREAFLAYKRILDTYSNLEGKSYEYEVLVRRIIGNLEQYDPWTPEESAFFFEEELKILKQDQGIGFDYLKYLKKYADWHYKNERLVSAESYYRSLINYYEERPKQKKTILTIIEASYNLARIYRKTGRLNKAALLYYQTVNQAIKEREFVFIAKCLDDLGLIAYQKGKPEIAMKSFDNAMSALATAEIYNPSLSRYENFDMALLYIKIQRHIGRIHLNNGYIELAESYYNDIKAFENDKRTPVSFQKDISLQSDLAYLAELKGDTAQAIYYYKTAIQKIRDRDELANLNLAFAQFYENLEQDSMAAIYYKDALQIDLKRLEANYNNLAEKERLLFLNPISKRLNSFFNFALPRKDSTLTLAAFNAHLTVKGLALETSTNLQSICNETENTVLKKKCHEMQALRKVLARSTSLPLDKQNDISAQIVDLEKEIGVTSKDLRDYFGKNNKQLNFYQLKQILKAVETPDSSALAIDFLIVDQVDESGYETAVYYAAVIGSNYEAPIFVRLATEEELGDVLAPDIAPNTINYITDELESRYLYQLVWEPLLPYVLDAKRLHICPGGILSKIAFGTLRTSDYDQRRIMDDWSIHYYSSLRDLLNPQVGKLSPGVTNVGLVGGVKFTFTEEEIQNLAQRNDIPELNLEKAFEERELSEEDLAYSRGARGEDFNYLPGTLEEVNAISNVFPEGWVVNLLTDTLATEENLEILADNSPTILHIATHGYFFPTPTSDEDDDSWLNPKKLATLEDKIANLSNPLLRSGLALAGINRVWKGGAEIEGLDDGILTALEVANMDLFNTDLVVLSACETGRGDIDNNEGIMGLRRAFKTAGAKQLLISLWKVPDAQTSELMQLFYQGYINGKSAHQAFEEAQHTMRKRYRNPYYWAAFLLIE; from the coding sequence ATGCATAGCAAACTTTTACTCTCTCTATTCTTTTGTTTGGTTGTTCAGTATTCGCATAGTCAAGTAAGCCCGCAAGCCTTAACCAAAGCACAACAAGAATTATCCGAAGCTCAGACCCTATATAGCAAGGAACACATCGAATATGGCAAAGCAGCTTTAAATCTGGCGCTATTATATTATCAAGATGAAAACAACCAAGACGAAGCTCGAATTTGGGCAGCTATTGGTCTTCGAATTATCCGAAAAGAAAAAGGCTCAAAAAGTAATCTATACTTAGAATCCTTGGCACAACTTTCAGAACATCAAGCCCGATTAATTGATGCTGATTTGACACTTGAAGAACTTGAAAAAGCCAATAAAAAGCTATCCGTTTCTTATGTCAAAGCACTTTTGCAACGCGCTAAAATTTACCTCTTAGATCAAGAATCTGGCGATGCCTACGAGTATGCTTACCAAGCCTATAAAATTTTACCCAAATTACCTAAAGAGAAGCGTACTCCAATCTATCAAAACATGTCTGAATATTTACCTACAGACATTATTGCTTTTATTGAACAACAACTTCAGGTTCAAGAAGCCTTCTCTCCTCCTATTGATAGTATTGAGTTAGCCGATAAAATAACTGCTTTTGCAGATATTATCATACATAGCGACATCCGATATTTCGAGTATATGTATATTGATACGGCTTACACTTGGCTGGCAGATGCCTTAGACATCTACGAAGCAAAACTCGGCAAAAAACACCCCAAATACAAAAAGGCTTTTGCTACGTTTAACCCTAAAATGAAAAAGTTCTATCTTTTGGAAAAAGATATCATGGATAGAATCAAACGACACGAAACTGCTAGTGATACTTTTATTACAGACCTTCGTCCTTTTCTACAGCTCGCAGACGATGCTACCTTTATTTATTATGATTCTGATCGAATTTTCAAATTGGTCTTAAAAGACTTAGAAACACACCATGGAGGTAAAAAAGGGCAATATTATATTATTGTCAAAGCCATTCAAGACACTTGGGATTTGACCAATGAAGAAAAGAAAATTGCCATTCAAGAGAGTATTGTAAAACAGATTGAAGTCGAATTTGGTAAAAGTGAGCAATATGTAGGTGCTTTGATTCAATTAGCGAACCTAGAAGCCTTGGATGGAAGTGATAAAAATGCTCTAAAGCTCTACCAAAAAGCCTTTAATTTGCTCGACGAACTTGCAATAGAACTTCCTATTGATCGTAGCCCAACTCTTTTTGAGCAGTACATAAAAAAGGTTGTGCACCCTTGGAAAATATATGTTATCCAAGAACGCAATTTGCGAGTTATGAAATCGGTCTATGGTCAAAATAGCAAGGAGTATATTGGAGCTATGTTTCAAGCAGCTTGGTACTATCTCAAAGAATATGACTTTGGTAGAGATGGAGAAAATCTTTTGTTTAAAGGCATTCGAAAACTAGACACCTCAAATTATTACGTGGCGACGCCTTGGCTTGACTCTTTGTTCAAAAGTGACCCTGCAGGAATTAGTTACACACTTATCGCCTATCTTCCTAAAACATATCCGATAGAACCCCTAAAAGAATTATTAAGAGCGCCACTAGATAGTATCGCCAAAGAGTTTACAAACTATAGTGTTGAATATAACAATGCATTAGAATTGATTGCTGATGGGTATTTTTATAGTAAAAGCGATCCTGGGCATCCTAGAGAAGCTTTTTTGGCATACAAACGAATTTTGGATACTTACAGCAACTTAGAAGGCAAAAGTTATGAATATGAAGTCCTTGTTAGGAGAATCATCGGCAACTTGGAGCAATATGACCCATGGACTCCCGAAGAAAGTGCCTTCTTTTTTGAAGAGGAATTAAAAATTTTAAAGCAAGATCAAGGTATTGGCTTTGATTATCTCAAATACTTAAAAAAATATGCCGATTGGCATTACAAAAATGAGCGTTTAGTTTCAGCGGAAAGTTATTATCGTTCGCTCATCAATTATTACGAAGAACGACCTAAGCAAAAAAAGACCATTCTTACGATCATTGAAGCTTCTTATAATTTGGCTAGAATTTATCGAAAAACAGGTCGTCTTAACAAAGCTGCTCTGTTATACTATCAAACTGTCAATCAAGCTATCAAAGAAAGAGAATTTGTTTTTATTGCTAAATGCTTGGACGATTTAGGATTGATTGCTTATCAAAAAGGGAAGCCCGAAATCGCTATGAAATCATTTGATAATGCCATGAGTGCTTTGGCTACGGCAGAAATTTATAATCCGAGCCTTAGTCGCTATGAAAATTTTGACATGGCACTACTTTACATTAAAATTCAACGACATATTGGGCGAATACATTTAAACAACGGTTATATAGAGTTAGCAGAAAGTTACTACAATGATATTAAAGCTTTTGAAAATGATAAAAGAACACCCGTTTCTTTCCAAAAAGATATTTCGCTCCAGTCTGACCTAGCCTATTTAGCAGAATTAAAAGGAGATACAGCTCAGGCTATTTATTATTATAAAACTGCTATACAAAAAATTAGAGATAGAGACGAGTTGGCCAATTTGAACCTTGCCTTTGCTCAGTTCTATGAGAACCTTGAACAAGATTCTATGGCTGCTATCTATTATAAAGATGCTTTGCAGATTGATTTGAAACGATTGGAAGCCAACTACAACAATTTAGCAGAAAAAGAACGCCTGTTATTTTTAAATCCTATCTCTAAGCGTCTGAATTCGTTTTTTAATTTTGCGCTACCTAGAAAAGACAGCACCTTAACTTTAGCTGCCTTTAATGCACACTTGACTGTCAAGGGGCTGGCCTTAGAAACATCCACCAATTTACAAAGTATTTGTAATGAAACAGAAAATACAGTTCTCAAGAAAAAATGCCACGAAATGCAAGCACTTCGAAAAGTGTTGGCCAGATCTACATCGCTGCCCTTAGACAAACAAAACGATATTAGTGCGCAAATTGTTGACCTAGAAAAAGAGATTGGGGTGACCTCTAAAGATTTGAGAGATTACTTTGGTAAGAATAATAAACAACTTAATTTTTATCAACTAAAACAAATCTTAAAAGCTGTAGAAACTCCAGATAGTTCAGCCCTTGCTATTGATTTTTTAATTGTAGATCAAGTAGACGAAAGTGGTTATGAAACTGCCGTTTACTATGCTGCTGTTATTGGTTCTAACTACGAAGCTCCTATCTTTGTTCGCTTGGCAACAGAAGAAGAATTGGGAGATGTCTTGGCACCAGATATTGCCCCCAATACCATCAATTATATTACAGATGAGTTGGAAAGTCGTTATTTGTACCAATTGGTTTGGGAGCCGTTGTTGCCTTATGTACTAGATGCCAAACGGTTGCATATTTGTCCTGGAGGAATTCTCAGTAAAATTGCCTTTGGTACTTTGCGAACAAGCGATTATGACCAACGCCGTATTATGGATGATTGGTCCATTCACTACTACAGTTCACTCCGTGATTTGCTAAACCCGCAAGTAGGCAAACTAAGCCCAGGAGTCACCAATGTGGGGCTCGTTGGAGGGGTAAAGTTTACCTTCACAGAAGAAGAAATCCAAAACTTGGCGCAACGCAACGATATTCCTGAATTAAACTTAGAAAAAGCATTTGAAGAAAGAGAATTAAGCGAAGAGGATTTGGCTTACTCTAGAGGGGCTAGAGGTGAAGATTTTAATTACCTCCCTGGTACGTTAGAAGAAGTTAATGCGATATCCAATGTTTTTCCAGAAGGATGGGTCGTTAATTTATTAACCGATACCTTAGCCACAGAAGAAAATTTAGAAATTTTAGCAGATAACTCGCCTACCATTCTTCACATTGCCACACATGGTTACTTCTTTCCTACCCCTACCTCCGATGAAGACGATGACAGTTGGCTTAACCCCAAAAAATTAGCCACATTAGAAGATAAAATTGCTAATCTGTCCAATCCCTTATTACGTTCAGGGCTAGCATTAGCAGGTATCAATCGTGTGTGGAAAGGAGGAGCAGAGATAGAAGGGCTGGACGATGGTATATTGACAGCTCTAGAGGTTGCCAATATGGACTTGTTTAATACAGATTTGGTTGTTCTATCTGCCTGTGAAACAGGACGTGGAGATATTGATAACAATGAAGGTATCATGGGCTTGCGTCGTGCTTTCAAAACTGCTGGTGCCAAGCAATTATTAATTAGTTTGTGGAAAGTTCCAGATGCTCAAACATCCGAATTAATGCAGTTGTTTTACCAAGGGTATATCAACGGCAAATCTGCACACCAAGCTTTTGAAGAAGCACAACACACGATGCGAAAACGCTATAGAAACCCTTACTATTGGGCGGCTTTTTTATTGATTGAATAA
- a CDS encoding RDD family protein — protein sequence MNQTSSNTPVVYATFLQRMYAFIVDCLVFIPLNILNNLNTISFKVLSLSILITVIWWIYKPVMEWKYGATLGKMALKIRVVDENFEALSFNQAALRFLPYFAVSLSLLFSTFALFNIDGFYAAHTLEEFQNLEQTSNIGRDATIQMTTFFFIFSCSAILLDEKKQAIHDRFSRTYCVLAQSLPFSKNSNDQDADTLDYN from the coding sequence ATGAATCAAACATCTTCCAATACCCCTGTAGTTTATGCTACTTTTCTACAACGTATGTATGCTTTTATCGTTGATTGCTTAGTATTTATCCCCTTAAACATATTAAATAACTTAAATACCATCTCATTTAAAGTACTCAGCTTAAGTATTCTAATTACTGTTATTTGGTGGATTTACAAACCTGTCATGGAATGGAAATACGGCGCAACTTTAGGCAAAATGGCTCTTAAAATCCGTGTTGTAGATGAAAATTTTGAAGCACTTTCTTTTAACCAAGCAGCCTTGCGATTTCTGCCTTATTTTGCGGTAAGTTTGAGTTTACTTTTTTCTACATTTGCGCTGTTTAATATCGATGGTTTTTATGCTGCACATACATTAGAAGAGTTTCAAAATTTAGAACAAACCTCTAATATAGGTAGAGATGCAACTATACAGATGACTACCTTTTTCTTTATCTTCTCTTGTTCTGCTATCTTATTAGACGAAAAAAAACAGGCCATACACGATCGTTTTAGTCGTACTTATTGTGTACTGGCTCAATCTCTTCCGTTTTCAAAAAATTCAAACGACCAAGATGCTGATACTTTAGATTATAACTAA